The Stieleria sp. JC731 genome has a segment encoding these proteins:
- a CDS encoding DUF1559 domain-containing protein, whose product MVLERRRVSGFTLVELLVVIAIIGILVGLLLPAVQAAREAARRMSCSNNFKQIGLALHNYHSAYKQLPTHGNGTGIGKQNNRWWQTGNDASHECNSALVPLTAFFEQQGIWDHVSNPSTKSVTGAPPPATTGITNPARWPAMGPNPRNFSRNPGYVPWATEIPTLRCPSDPGVGLPALGRTNYAMCLGDSPHGWHTSLKTGELNPAGNGAVLNYNSVSRGVFMIRRAAKYRDILDGLSNTIAMGEIITDIGDRDIRAAASWLQQGGHLVNDNPKYCEDQGEIDPERPRFWCNDSANCTVPPFLRQRVWDSRGCAWANFRPHCTQVFTVLPPNSEVCVGRWIDGPGTMPPSSNHQGGAHILMTDGAVVFMTDSVEAGNPRNGAVRRNAGGGPREPGQFSPYGLWGALGTKASHEIIDEPLNQ is encoded by the coding sequence ATGGTCCTAGAGCGCCGTAGGGTATCCGGTTTCACGCTTGTGGAACTGTTGGTCGTCATTGCTATTATCGGGATTTTGGTCGGGCTGCTGCTTCCGGCGGTGCAAGCAGCTCGCGAAGCAGCTCGTCGAATGAGTTGCAGCAACAACTTCAAGCAGATTGGGTTGGCCTTGCACAACTATCACTCTGCGTACAAACAGTTGCCGACGCACGGCAACGGAACTGGGATTGGCAAACAGAACAACCGTTGGTGGCAAACGGGGAACGATGCCAGTCATGAATGCAACAGTGCGTTGGTTCCACTGACTGCGTTCTTTGAACAGCAAGGGATTTGGGACCATGTCTCCAATCCATCGACGAAATCGGTAACGGGGGCTCCTCCTCCAGCCACGACGGGCATCACCAATCCGGCACGCTGGCCTGCGATGGGGCCGAACCCCAGAAACTTCTCTCGCAACCCCGGCTATGTGCCATGGGCTACAGAGATTCCGACGCTACGTTGCCCTAGCGATCCAGGTGTTGGCTTGCCTGCACTTGGTCGAACCAACTACGCGATGTGCTTGGGTGATTCGCCACACGGTTGGCACACCAGTTTGAAAACCGGTGAATTGAACCCGGCCGGAAACGGCGCGGTATTGAACTACAACTCGGTCAGCCGAGGTGTGTTCATGATTCGGCGTGCGGCGAAGTACCGTGACATTCTTGACGGTTTGTCGAACACCATTGCGATGGGTGAAATCATCACGGACATCGGTGATCGCGATATTCGCGCCGCAGCGTCTTGGCTTCAGCAGGGCGGGCACCTGGTCAACGACAATCCGAAGTATTGCGAAGACCAAGGTGAGATCGATCCTGAACGTCCGCGATTCTGGTGCAACGATTCGGCGAACTGCACCGTGCCTCCTTTCTTGCGTCAGCGAGTTTGGGATTCACGCGGGTGTGCGTGGGCTAACTTCCGACCACACTGCACGCAGGTCTTTACCGTGCTGCCACCAAACTCCGAAGTCTGTGTCGGACGATGGATTGACGGTCCCGGTACGATGCCACCGAGTAGCAATCACCAAGGTGGTGCACACATCTTGATGACTGACGGTGCTGTCGTGTTTATGACCGATTCGGTCGAAGCCGGTAATCCACGAAACGGTGCGGTTCGTCGCAATGCCGGCGGTGGTCCACGCGAACCGGGCCAATTCAGCCCCTACGGATTGTGGGGAGCTTTGGGTACCAAAGCATCGCACGAAATCATTGACGAACCATTGAATCAGTAG
- a CDS encoding asparagine synthase-related protein, translating into MSEKSTRPSDLAFDGQAPALIERVVNLMDPAGNILLNMSNEEAENAVRSGDPEAVRNIRGQFAICQQDGKTIRMARSIGRPMRYFLAKRAEGPALIIAERISDIIDQLKKEGLADQFHASYTRMVPAHYLLELQLVGCPDPNPKLSRYFAPERNRLPADIQAIGAAYIERLAEVIDQFLVSIEDDQPIGVMFSGGIDSGSVLVLVDYLMRRRGKSPSRVKAFTLAIEGHPGDIAQAREFLKAMNLEMMLEPIEVPAEQVRWQDAIASMEDYKPLDVQSATMGFAMLRELRKRYPDWKYLIDGDGGDENLKDYPIEENPELTIRSVLGNRMLYQEGWGVDAVKHSLVYSGGQSRGHSRTSMPAAQFGFMGFSPYAVPDVIEIAEAVPFVALTDWDHKKLYDLKGQIVAAGIKHVTGVDMPVFEKRRFQHGAADKESFNRIFPSEEQVYRDEFKRLMEEKAGN; encoded by the coding sequence ATGTCAGAAAAATCTACGCGGCCTTCCGATTTGGCATTTGATGGTCAAGCTCCCGCTCTGATCGAACGCGTTGTGAACTTGATGGATCCGGCAGGCAACATCCTGCTGAACATGAGCAACGAAGAAGCTGAGAATGCGGTTCGCAGCGGTGATCCCGAAGCGGTCAGAAACATCCGCGGCCAGTTCGCGATCTGCCAACAAGACGGCAAGACCATTCGCATGGCCCGATCGATCGGCCGCCCTATGCGATACTTCCTGGCTAAACGCGCCGAAGGCCCCGCGTTGATCATCGCTGAACGGATCAGCGATATCATCGATCAATTAAAAAAGGAAGGCTTGGCAGATCAGTTCCACGCATCCTACACACGGATGGTGCCCGCACATTACTTGCTGGAACTGCAATTGGTCGGTTGCCCCGATCCGAACCCTAAACTATCGCGATACTTCGCGCCCGAACGCAACCGTTTGCCTGCCGATATCCAAGCCATCGGCGCTGCCTATATCGAACGGTTGGCAGAAGTTATCGATCAGTTCCTCGTTTCGATCGAAGATGACCAACCCATTGGAGTCATGTTCAGCGGGGGCATTGATAGTGGATCCGTGCTTGTTCTGGTCGACTACTTGATGCGTCGTCGGGGCAAGTCTCCTTCACGCGTCAAAGCGTTCACACTTGCGATCGAAGGGCACCCAGGTGACATCGCTCAGGCGCGGGAGTTCCTCAAAGCGATGAACCTGGAAATGATGCTGGAACCGATTGAGGTTCCAGCTGAACAGGTTCGTTGGCAGGATGCGATCGCATCCATGGAAGACTACAAGCCGCTGGATGTTCAATCCGCGACAATGGGTTTTGCCATGCTTCGCGAATTGCGAAAGCGATACCCGGATTGGAAATACCTGATCGACGGGGACGGCGGCGACGAAAACCTGAAAGACTATCCGATCGAAGAGAATCCCGAGTTGACCATCCGCAGTGTTTTGGGAAACCGAATGCTGTACCAGGAAGGCTGGGGCGTCGATGCGGTTAAACACTCGTTGGTCTACAGCGGTGGCCAAAGTCGTGGCCATAGTCGAACCAGTATGCCGGCAGCCCAGTTTGGATTCATGGGTTTCAGCCCCTACGCAGTTCCCGATGTGATCGAAATTGCCGAAGCGGTTCCATTTGTGGCCTTAACCGACTGGGACCACAAGAAACTGTATGACCTGAAGGGCCAAATCGTTGCTGCGGGAATCAAACATGTCACCGGAGTCGACATGCCGGTGTTCGAGAAACGCCGATTCCAACATGGCGCCGCCGATAAAGAGAGCTTCAATCGGATCTTCCCTAGCGAAGAACAAGTTTACCGCGATGAATTCAAACGGCTAATGGAAGAGAAAGCGGGAAACTAG
- a CDS encoding peptidylprolyl isomerase, with product MLKHLTLTTFIIIGCCSAQDAYSQEAPPTNSASAGSAMPANGEHDHDHAGHDHEGHDHGESPETFDPSKMTEAELLEAMKAQFGQDVYERGVKALETYKEKTESLRKTVTEMRLAHTKIRNGLLDDESQYSDLRNAARQEIRASYRAALDVLEYMPYGNAMQFVNTMIQNRMKHGVYDAETKEGAAKLLDYHATYVHLAQAAARSATMTGDFATAERIYEKLDPEKEMEDLDRRFAATMAELKEQYEAEQILLDSDPADLPKVRLETTRGDILIELYINEAPSTASNFIRLVEDGFYDGLDFFQVVDDVLAITGDPLGDGSSIPDKFIADEEGRPTIRMPLYGSLVAAKLPVPDSRDFIPNSAGTQFAILFSPLPHIARSQTIFGRVIEGFDVIGSFQRVDPSKPKKKNEIAFPPDRIIQATVINRPEQLPEVNYVDPTAGASAPVANMPELPPLDLGESAQ from the coding sequence ATGCTGAAACACCTGACGCTAACCACATTCATCATCATCGGTTGCTGTTCGGCGCAAGACGCGTACAGCCAGGAAGCCCCCCCCACGAATAGTGCGTCGGCCGGATCAGCGATGCCCGCCAATGGCGAGCATGATCACGATCACGCTGGCCATGACCATGAGGGCCACGATCACGGCGAATCGCCGGAAACCTTCGACCCATCCAAGATGACCGAAGCGGAGCTATTGGAAGCGATGAAGGCTCAGTTTGGGCAGGATGTCTACGAGCGCGGCGTCAAAGCACTGGAAACCTACAAAGAGAAAACAGAATCGCTGCGCAAGACGGTCACCGAAATGCGACTCGCTCACACCAAGATCCGCAACGGACTGTTGGATGACGAATCGCAGTACAGCGACCTTCGCAATGCCGCTCGCCAGGAAATCCGTGCGTCCTACCGTGCGGCATTGGACGTGTTGGAATACATGCCCTATGGCAACGCGATGCAGTTCGTCAACACGATGATTCAGAACCGGATGAAACACGGTGTCTACGACGCCGAAACCAAAGAAGGCGCCGCCAAACTGCTGGATTATCACGCGACCTACGTTCACTTGGCTCAGGCTGCCGCCAGATCCGCAACGATGACCGGTGACTTCGCAACCGCCGAACGCATTTACGAAAAGCTCGACCCAGAAAAGGAGATGGAAGATCTGGACCGACGCTTTGCCGCGACGATGGCCGAACTGAAAGAACAATACGAGGCCGAACAGATCTTGCTCGATTCCGATCCGGCTGACCTACCCAAAGTTCGCTTGGAAACGACTCGCGGCGACATCTTGATCGAGCTGTACATCAACGAAGCACCATCGACTGCCTCCAACTTCATCCGTTTGGTTGAAGACGGCTTTTACGATGGCTTGGACTTTTTCCAAGTCGTCGATGATGTGTTGGCCATCACGGGCGATCCGCTCGGCGACGGAAGCTCAATTCCAGACAAATTCATCGCCGACGAAGAAGGACGCCCAACAATTCGGATGCCTTTGTACGGATCGTTGGTCGCGGCGAAGCTTCCTGTTCCAGACAGCCGTGACTTCATTCCCAACTCGGCAGGAACTCAGTTCGCGATCCTGTTCAGTCCGCTGCCACACATCGCACGCTCGCAAACCATCTTTGGACGCGTCATCGAAGGTTTCGACGTCATCGGTTCGTTTCAACGGGTTGACCCATCAAAGCCAAAGAAGAAAAACGAGATCGCGTTTCCGCCTGACCGGATCATCCAAGCGACCGTGATCAACCGTCCCGAGCAATTGCCCGAGGTCAACTACGTCGATCCCACGGCCGGGGCATCGGCACCAGTGGCAAACATGCCGGAACTGCCGCCATTGGATCTCGGCGAATCTGCTCAGTAG
- a CDS encoding RsmD family RNA methyltransferase codes for MNRRKKNSSGKSRSFGKKPSSRNAASGGNFAAANSDSQSDGRTRPAKPAKRRPIKLRIIGGKMRGRTVVYHGADFTRPMKDSVRENLFNILGQRVRGSDVIDLFAGTGAVTFESISRGASSAIAIERSRHACTFLKTTAETLEVSDQLRVINGDTFRIASGLLGPPPTDAPLNDTARVIFFCPPYEMWESRNEELVNLVRLAIAHSPPCSVIVAETDKHQEESLLPEANWDHRCYGGTRLSVLEPELVCGLQ; via the coding sequence ATGAATCGACGCAAAAAAAATAGCTCCGGCAAATCACGTAGTTTCGGAAAGAAACCTTCTAGCAGAAATGCTGCTTCAGGTGGCAATTTTGCAGCTGCCAATTCGGATTCGCAATCCGATGGACGCACCCGTCCGGCAAAGCCAGCGAAGCGTCGCCCGATTAAACTGCGGATTATCGGCGGCAAAATGCGCGGCAGAACAGTGGTTTACCACGGTGCGGATTTTACCCGCCCGATGAAGGACAGCGTTCGAGAGAACCTGTTTAACATTCTCGGCCAGCGTGTCCGTGGCAGCGATGTGATTGACTTGTTCGCAGGGACCGGCGCGGTGACGTTTGAATCGATCAGTCGTGGTGCCAGTTCGGCGATCGCGATAGAGCGCAGTCGTCATGCCTGTACGTTTCTAAAGACGACCGCGGAAACATTGGAAGTCAGCGATCAGCTTCGAGTCATCAACGGAGATACTTTTCGGATCGCAAGCGGATTGCTGGGCCCACCGCCTACCGATGCACCGCTGAATGACACCGCGCGAGTGATCTTTTTCTGTCCACCCTATGAAATGTGGGAATCCAGAAACGAAGAACTCGTCAATCTCGTTCGCTTGGCGATCGCCCATTCACCGCCATGTAGCGTCATTGTTGCCGAAACGGACAAGCACCAAGAAGAGAGCTTGCTGCCGGAAGCCAATTGGGACCACCGATGCTACGGTGGCACCCGGTTGTCGGTGCTGGAACCAGAATTGGTTTGTGGGTTGCAGTAG
- the flhB gene encoding flagellar biosynthesis protein FlhB has translation MAEQGQEKDQKTEDATPQRLQKAREDGQIGFSSELVSGVMLAMATGFFWFAGAWFIETITGVISRRLTSFELVLTDPRMLIRVIIEETLTIGTAVLALILPVAAIAAASGLLQTNFNLSTKPLELKLDKLSVIEGFKKMFSSRSAVRGALSIAKAAVIVAISIFVGWGRIGEITSAGLSSSDEMLHYLGALLIHTSLAIAATIAVISLADLGFQKWKHLQDMKMSRQDLKDEQKMTEGDPMVRARIKQLQAEMGRKRMLADVPKADVVVTNPTHFAVALKYDRKTMDAPIVVAKGADHLAKKIIQIAKENGVAVVERKPVARFLYKNVEIGKMIPFELYQAVAEILNFVNKMRSAI, from the coding sequence ATGGCCGAACAGGGGCAGGAGAAAGATCAGAAAACAGAAGACGCAACCCCGCAGCGTCTGCAAAAGGCGCGCGAGGATGGCCAAATCGGCTTTAGCTCTGAACTGGTCAGCGGCGTCATGCTTGCCATGGCAACAGGCTTCTTTTGGTTCGCCGGTGCGTGGTTCATCGAAACGATTACCGGTGTGATCTCGCGCCGCCTGACATCGTTCGAACTTGTCCTGACCGATCCACGAATGCTGATTCGTGTCATCATCGAAGAGACACTGACCATCGGTACCGCGGTGCTGGCGTTGATCCTTCCGGTGGCGGCGATCGCAGCCGCATCCGGCTTGCTTCAAACCAACTTTAACCTCAGCACCAAGCCGCTGGAATTGAAGCTCGACAAACTGAGTGTTATTGAAGGTTTTAAGAAAATGTTCTCCAGTCGCAGCGCGGTCCGAGGCGCACTGTCGATTGCGAAGGCCGCCGTCATTGTGGCGATCTCGATTTTTGTTGGCTGGGGGCGAATCGGCGAGATCACTTCGGCCGGTTTAAGCTCGTCCGACGAAATGCTTCACTACCTTGGAGCTTTGCTGATTCACACGTCTTTGGCGATTGCGGCCACCATCGCCGTCATATCGCTTGCTGACCTGGGCTTTCAAAAGTGGAAACACTTGCAAGACATGAAGATGAGCCGCCAGGATCTCAAAGACGAGCAAAAGATGACCGAAGGTGACCCGATGGTCCGCGCTCGGATTAAGCAACTGCAAGCCGAAATGGGCCGCAAACGAATGCTGGCCGATGTCCCCAAAGCTGACGTTGTCGTCACCAACCCGACCCACTTTGCAGTCGCGCTTAAATATGACCGTAAAACGATGGACGCGCCGATCGTCGTCGCGAAAGGTGCCGACCACCTAGCCAAGAAGATCATCCAGATCGCAAAAGAAAACGGAGTCGCGGTTGTCGAAAGGAAACCCGTAGCGCGATTCCTGTATAAGAACGTAGAGATCGGCAAAATGATTCCGTTCGAACTGTATCAAGCTGTCGCCGAAATCCTGAACTTTGTCAACAAGATGCGATCGGCAATCTAG
- a CDS encoding flagellar biosynthetic protein FliR: MTDDVVLFLLVLARVSVFVAFFPLFTKRQLPSHVKVGLAASLSVFWLADAKAVIPTPELSGTGGVVFTLLLFKEIFTGILLSLLLGLFFWPARIAGSYIAQELGLSLASISDPSSQDSSTLVSRIFESFSIMVFFALNLHHFIILTLHFSFHYVMTRVGVMTVPTDAFVKAIGNSDDYGLLIIAPVLVMLMMVTLVLAFLNRAAPSLNLFSVGMPLRVGFGVLLLFIFSPVIFGAMEMYLYRVQEDIESILVLLAS; encoded by the coding sequence ATGACCGACGATGTCGTGCTTTTCCTACTGGTGCTCGCACGCGTCTCCGTTTTCGTCGCGTTCTTTCCGCTTTTCACAAAGCGTCAACTGCCGTCTCACGTCAAAGTCGGCTTAGCGGCATCACTGTCAGTCTTTTGGCTTGCCGATGCAAAAGCGGTCATTCCAACGCCAGAGCTTTCCGGAACCGGCGGAGTGGTGTTCACGCTATTGCTGTTCAAAGAGATTTTTACGGGAATCTTGCTAAGCCTTTTACTGGGTTTGTTTTTCTGGCCCGCGCGGATTGCCGGATCGTATATCGCGCAAGAGCTGGGGCTTTCACTGGCGTCAATCAGCGATCCCAGCAGCCAAGATTCGTCGACACTCGTTTCGCGAATCTTCGAGTCGTTTTCGATCATGGTGTTTTTCGCACTCAACCTGCACCACTTTATCATCCTCACCCTGCACTTCTCGTTTCACTACGTCATGACCCGAGTCGGTGTCATGACCGTGCCGACTGACGCTTTTGTCAAAGCGATCGGAAATTCGGATGACTATGGCTTGCTGATCATCGCACCGGTCTTAGTGATGCTGATGATGGTGACCCTGGTGCTGGCGTTTCTAAACCGAGCTGCACCATCGCTGAACCTGTTTTCAGTGGGCATGCCGCTGCGCGTTGGATTCGGTGTTTTGCTGTTGTTTATTTTCAGCCCGGTGATTTTTGGCGCGATGGAGATGTACCTGTATCGCGTTCAAGAAGATATCGAGTCGATCCTGGTCCTACTTGCCAGCTAA
- a CDS encoding flagellar biosynthetic protein FliQ, whose translation MHIEDAVFIGREFFALALLLTTPVVAVSLIVGLLISIGQTVTSVQEQTLSFAPRIISVVFVLMGLATWYLQTLQNYTIGLMTQMVELVK comes from the coding sequence ATGCACATCGAAGACGCAGTTTTCATCGGGCGCGAATTCTTTGCGTTGGCCTTGCTTTTGACCACACCGGTGGTCGCAGTCAGCTTGATTGTCGGTTTGCTGATCAGTATCGGGCAAACGGTCACCAGCGTCCAAGAACAGACGCTTTCATTCGCCCCGCGGATTATCTCGGTCGTATTCGTGCTGATGGGCTTGGCAACTTGGTATCTGCAGACGCTGCAGAACTACACGATCGGCCTGATGACCCAGATGGTCGAGCTTGTGAAATGA
- a CDS encoding flagellar FliJ family protein produces the protein MSTQQRLKRTERICKVEVNRLNALIGKRNLIDHQINEIQKLIAELIDQRDQQTFGEGCRPTIEQLTQSHVWIEGLDEKISNQRSKGEELNQKREQMQAEVLAQRTRLRGLEILVDQLRIAVNTEQQTQQFTLADEQAIRDFAEG, from the coding sequence ATGAGCACGCAGCAACGACTAAAAAGAACCGAAAGGATTTGCAAAGTCGAAGTCAATCGACTGAACGCACTGATCGGAAAACGAAATCTGATTGACCATCAGATCAACGAGATCCAAAAACTGATCGCCGAACTGATTGATCAGCGTGATCAACAAACCTTCGGCGAAGGCTGTCGCCCGACGATCGAGCAATTGACACAGTCTCATGTTTGGATCGAAGGGTTGGACGAAAAAATCAGCAACCAAAGATCCAAGGGCGAAGAACTCAACCAGAAACGCGAACAAATGCAGGCCGAAGTGCTTGCACAACGGACACGTTTGCGAGGCCTGGAAATTCTGGTTGACCAACTCCGCATCGCGGTCAACACCGAACAACAAACACAACAATTCACGTTGGCAGACGAACAAGCCATACGCGACTTTGCAGAGGGGTAA
- a CDS encoding FliI/YscN family ATPase — protein sequence MTSSLLDTTDWIRTTGRLQSVEGRMCATIDAAVGEMVEILTSDNKRVLAEVIGFNDDKAQLMPYNSGVNFQRGNVVVSTRRRLEIPVGRELLGRVIDALGRPIDSRGPIHCEDFADLHFESPDPLTRPLIREPFVTGMRSIDGLLTMGQGQRVGLFAGSGVGKSTLLGEIAKHALCDINIVAMIGERGREVRPFIEDTLGPEGLKRSIVIVSTSDQPPLARIRASESAVAIANWFRMQGMNVLFMLDSLTRLAHAQRELGLLLGEPPTSRGYTPSVFQKMARLLEQLGTSDRGVITGLLTVLVDGDDMNEPVADAARSILDGHIVLDRKLAHQNHYPAINILSSASRLFGEVTTPLHRDHAGSVRRALAKYVEVEDLIQIGAYQKGSMLESDRAIEVQPELNRFLRQGMNQPSDLQQTTAELAKLNQLIVRPTQ from the coding sequence ATGACATCATCGTTGCTTGATACCACCGACTGGATCCGCACCACGGGTCGATTGCAAAGCGTCGAAGGACGCATGTGCGCGACGATCGATGCGGCCGTTGGTGAAATGGTCGAAATTTTGACATCGGACAATAAACGCGTCCTCGCCGAGGTCATCGGCTTCAATGACGACAAAGCTCAGCTCATGCCGTACAACTCCGGCGTGAACTTCCAACGCGGCAACGTGGTCGTCTCGACAAGGCGACGACTCGAAATCCCGGTCGGACGTGAGCTGCTCGGTCGTGTCATCGATGCGCTTGGTCGACCGATCGATTCGCGAGGCCCGATCCACTGCGAAGATTTCGCCGACTTGCACTTCGAATCCCCCGACCCACTGACACGCCCACTGATCCGCGAGCCCTTTGTTACGGGAATGCGGTCTATCGACGGCCTACTGACGATGGGGCAAGGACAACGTGTCGGGCTGTTTGCCGGTAGTGGTGTTGGCAAAAGTACGCTACTTGGCGAAATTGCCAAACACGCGTTATGCGATATCAACATCGTGGCAATGATTGGCGAACGTGGTCGCGAGGTGCGGCCGTTCATCGAAGACACACTGGGACCGGAAGGCCTCAAGCGATCCATTGTCATCGTCTCCACTTCCGACCAGCCGCCTTTGGCCCGGATCCGTGCGAGCGAATCGGCCGTCGCAATTGCCAACTGGTTCCGAATGCAAGGCATGAATGTACTGTTCATGCTGGACTCGCTAACCCGTCTGGCGCACGCACAGCGTGAACTGGGCTTGCTGCTCGGCGAACCACCGACGTCACGTGGATACACCCCCAGCGTGTTCCAAAAAATGGCCAGGCTGCTAGAGCAACTTGGTACAAGCGACCGTGGTGTTATCACCGGGTTGCTGACTGTTCTGGTTGATGGTGACGACATGAACGAACCGGTTGCCGATGCGGCGCGTTCCATTCTGGATGGCCACATTGTCCTTGACCGAAAACTGGCACACCAAAACCACTACCCAGCAATCAATATCCTCAGCAGTGCGAGCCGATTATTCGGAGAAGTCACGACGCCCCTGCACCGAGATCATGCAGGCTCGGTCCGTCGAGCGCTTGCAAAATACGTCGAAGTGGAAGACTTAATCCAAATCGGTGCCTATCAAAAGGGTTCAATGCTGGAATCAGATCGAGCGATCGAAGTCCAGCCCGAACTGAACCGTTTCCTGCGTCAAGGGATGAATCAGCCCAGCGATTTGCAACAGACAACGGCTGAGCTTGCCAAATTGAATCAGCTGATTGTGAGACCCACGCAATGA
- a CDS encoding FliH/SctL family protein, which translates to MAVIQIPFPKKLSSVSTTRGHVKNLQVVPEEEPQNDVLEAIGGIAAAIDLLQQQRQEQFGEISAKLIATACQIARDALGSENELIEQRVNHFTKVLLDELQESKDAIIFVHPTLVETLSQHEAIIQKGSIEILPDTTVAPGDCRVEIEGKGLLASLDAYLDAASLRLRQEAGGTR; encoded by the coding sequence ATGGCTGTCATTCAGATTCCATTTCCGAAAAAGCTTTCATCGGTTTCGACGACGCGAGGTCATGTCAAAAATCTGCAGGTCGTCCCCGAGGAAGAACCGCAAAATGACGTGCTCGAAGCGATCGGAGGGATCGCAGCGGCGATTGATCTGTTGCAGCAACAGCGGCAAGAACAATTCGGCGAGATCAGTGCGAAGCTAATCGCGACGGCTTGCCAGATCGCACGAGACGCCTTGGGAAGTGAAAACGAGCTTATCGAGCAGCGCGTCAATCACTTCACCAAAGTCCTTTTGGACGAATTGCAAGAATCCAAAGACGCGATCATTTTCGTGCACCCGACACTCGTCGAAACACTTTCGCAACACGAAGCCATTATCCAAAAGGGTTCGATCGAAATCCTTCCGGACACCACCGTCGCCCCCGGTGACTGCCGAGTCGAAATCGAAGGCAAAGGATTGCTCGCATCTTTGGATGCCTATCTCGATGCTGCCAGCTTGCGTCTACGTCAAGAAGCAGGGGGAACGCGATGA
- a CDS encoding FliG C-terminal domain-containing protein: MKTMLTRQERLALLLYLMGDEATDMAREGITGPARVELDQALDDFRDYPPSPEEIDLVIDDFEHYFRLALQNKEQSGADGDYDDEDGPRIFQIAEEAFDVELEPIKKFEQPKLTGDVISDLNRMHPYQVAQALKAELPAASAIVLRKLANEHAAKTLELMPDFLRPKVFLELAKPSKVTLMIQQRIFNKTLEMALKVEEREIEVDCSQKMSNMMRSLPRALRGPMLDELAKRDKALSESVRSLLYRFEDLNRLEDRDMQKLLGQCQTDQLVLALQQVEPELLEKVLGNMSKRAKEALQEEIEFKANAADDEIEEARKAVAKTLGTLCESGEVSID, from the coding sequence ATGAAAACAATGTTAACGCGACAGGAACGCTTAGCGCTTCTGCTATACCTGATGGGCGACGAAGCCACCGACATGGCTCGGGAAGGCATCACAGGTCCTGCGCGCGTTGAACTGGATCAAGCGCTCGACGACTTTAGGGATTACCCTCCAAGCCCCGAAGAGATCGATCTCGTGATCGATGACTTCGAGCACTATTTTCGACTGGCACTTCAGAACAAAGAACAGTCCGGCGCCGATGGTGACTATGACGACGAAGACGGCCCTCGCATCTTCCAAATCGCCGAAGAAGCGTTTGATGTCGAACTGGAACCAATCAAAAAGTTCGAACAGCCAAAGCTGACCGGGGATGTCATCAGCGACTTAAATCGCATGCACCCCTACCAAGTCGCTCAAGCTCTCAAAGCAGAGCTGCCTGCCGCGTCCGCCATCGTGCTGCGAAAGCTTGCGAACGAACACGCCGCGAAAACGCTGGAGCTGATGCCGGACTTTTTGCGTCCCAAGGTTTTCCTGGAACTGGCCAAACCCTCCAAAGTCACCTTGATGATCCAGCAGCGGATTTTCAACAAGACACTCGAGATGGCTTTGAAGGTCGAAGAACGAGAAATCGAAGTCGACTGCTCGCAAAAGATGTCCAACATGATGCGTTCGCTGCCGCGTGCACTACGTGGACCGATGCTGGATGAATTGGCTAAACGCGACAAAGCATTATCCGAATCCGTTCGTAGCCTGCTGTACCGCTTCGAAGACCTCAATCGCCTCGAAGACCGCGACATGCAGAAACTGCTTGGCCAATGCCAAACCGACCAACTTGTCCTGGCACTACAGCAGGTCGAACCAGAACTGTTGGAAAAAGTCCTGGGCAATATGTCCAAGCGTGCGAAGGAAGCGTTGCAAGAAGAAATCGAATTCAAAGCCAATGCGGCTGACGATGAAATCGAAGAAGCGCGTAAGGCTGTCGCCAAGACACTGGGCACCCTGTGCGAATCTGGCGAGGTGAGCATCGACTGA